The genomic interval CTCGCCGATCTCTGCCGGTCGCGCTCACGACCGCCACTCTTGTTCTCGCGGCCCTCGTCGGCTGCGCGCCCCAGAACCAACCCGTACCCAATCCGGCGCAGGCCGCCTGCACCAAGGCCGAGCTGAAGACGCGTACCCCGGGCAAGTTGACCGTCGCGACCGACGATCCGGCGTACGAGCCCTGGTTCGCCGACAACCTGCCGGGCAACGGCAAGGGCTTCGAGTCGGCGGTCGCCTACGAGGTCGCGAAGCAGCTCGGCTTCGCCCGGATCGACGTGCAGTGGGTACGGGTCAAGTTCGACACCGCCATCGCGCCGGGGCCGAAGGAGTTCGACTTCGACATCAACCAGTTCTCGATCACCGACGAGCGCAAGCAGGCGGTCGACTTCACCTCGCCGTACTACCTGGTCCGGCAGGCGGTCGTCGCCGGGAAGGGCTCCAGGATCACCGGGAAGACCCGGCTGGCCGACCTCCAGGGGGCCAAGCTCGGCGCGCAGGTGGGCAGCACCAGCTACCAGGCGATCACCGACGTGATCAAGCCGACGGTCAAGCCGCAGGTCTACAACACCAACGACGACGCGAAGAAGGCGCTGCAGAACGGCCAGCTCGACGGCATCGTGGTGGACCTGCCCACCGCCTTCTACATCACCTCGGCCGAGGTCAAGGACGCCACCATCGTCGGGCAGTTGCCGCAGGTCGGGCTCCCGGAGGCCTTCGGCCTGCTGCTCGACAAGGACTCGCCGCTGACCGGCTGCGTGAGCGGCGCGGTCGACGCGCTGCGCGCCAACGGCACGCTCGGCAACCTGGAGCGGACCTGGCTCTCCGAGGTGGCCGGCGTAGCCGACATCACGTGACGCTGACCGACCACCACCCGTCACCGATCGCCCGCCAGCGGACCGCCTACCGGAAACGGCAGACGGTCCGCTCGGTGCTGGTCGCCGCCGCCTCGACCGGAGTACTCGGCACCCTGCTGGTCGTCGCGGTGACCGGGTCGCCGGGTTGGGAGCGGGTACGCGAGTCCTTCCTCGACCAACGCATCGGCCGGGCCGCCCTGCCGGAGATCCTCACCGGACTCTGGCTCAACGTCCGGCTGCTCTTCTTCTGCGCGCTCGGTGCGCTCGCCCTCGGCCTGCTGGTGGCGGTGCTGCGTACCCTGCGCGGGCCGGTCTTCTTCCCGGTCCGGGCGTTGGCCGCCGGCTACACCTACACGTTCCGCGGGCTGCCGCTGATCATCGTGATCTACGTGCTCACCCTCGGCGTCCCCGGGCTGCGCTTGCAGGGGATGCCGCCGGTACTGGTGCTCGGCGGGATCGCCCTGGTGCTGACCTACGGCGGCTACCTGGCCGAGGTGTTCCGGGCCGGCATCGAGTCGATCCATCCGAGCCAACTCGCCGCCGCCCGGTCGCTCGGGCTCACCTACCGGCAGACGATGCGGCACGTGGTGCTGCCGCAGGCGGTCCGCCGGGTCGCCCCGCCGCTGCTCAACGACGTGGTCGCGCTCCAGAAGGACGTCGGGCTGGTCTCGCTGGCCGGCCCGATCGACGCGGTACGCGCGGCGCAGATCGCCACCGCCGAGAGTTTCAACTTCACGCCGTACATTGTCGCGGGGGTGCTCTTCGTGCTGCTCGCCGTACCACTGATCGCGGTCACCGACTGGGTGACCCTGCGCGCCGCCCGCCGGCAGGCCGCCCGATGAGCACACCCGTGTTGAGCTGCCGAGGGCTGCGCAAGGTCTTCGGCGGACACGTCGTACTCGACGGCCTCGACCTGGAGGTGGCCGAGCACGAGGTGGTGGCGTTGATCGGCGCCTCCGGCTCCGGCAAGTCGACGCTGCTGCGCTGCGTGAACCTGCTGGAGGAGATCGAGGACGGCACGATCCACCTGGACGGCGAACACGTCACCGACCCGCGCGTCGACCCCGACCTGGTACGCCGACGGATCGGGATCGTCTTCCAGGCGTACAACCTCTTCCCGCACCTGCGGGTGCTGGACAACATCACGCTGGCGCCGGTCCGGGTGCACCGGCGCAACCGCGCCGAGGCCGAGGCGCAGGCCCGGGAGTTGCTCGCCCGGGTCGGGCTGGCCGGAAAGGCGGCCGACTATCCGGACCGGCTCTCCGGCGGCCAGCAGCAGCGGGTGGCGATCGTCCGGGCGCTGGTCAACTCGCCCCGACTCCTGCTGCTCGACGAGGTGACCTCGGCGCTGGATCCGGAACTCGTCGGCGAGGTGCTGACGATGATCCGGGACCTGAAGGCGGACGGCATGACCATGGTACTGGCCACCCACGAGATGAGCTTTGCCCGCGAGGTCGCCGACCGGGTCTGCTTCCTCGACGGCGGACGGGTGATCGAGGAGGGGCCGCCGGAGCAGGTGCTCGGTGAGCCGACCCAGCCCCGTACCCGGCAGTTCCTCCGCCGGATCATCGAGGCGGGCCGGCTCCAGGTCGGCTGACCACAGACCACAGACCACAGACCACGGTCGACGGCCGACGCCTGAGGTTCTCGGTCCGGGAGCTGTCGAGCTGCCCCACTTGTGCACCCGCCCCCACCACAACCACGGCCGCACCACCCCACCAGCAGACTGTCGAGCTGCCCCGGCTGGGCGCCCACGCGGCAGGCCGCCGCCGCTGGGACAGGCCGCCGCCGGTGGAGCAGGCCGTCGCCGGTGGAGCAGGCCGTCGCCGCCACAAGCCGGAAGCGACCGACGGCGGTGCCCCGTCTGTGCACCCAGCTCGACAGTCTCGCGATCGGGGTACTGTCCCCTGGCTTGCACGCCGCCGTCCGACGCGAGCCAGGCCGCGCCGCCGCCCCGGCCAGCGGGCGGGCGGGCGCTGGGCTACGGGCGGGCGCGTTGGGCTACGGGCGGGCGGCGATCTCCCGGATCGCCACGGCAGCCTCCAGGGCCGCCGTGGTGGCCGCCCAGCCCTTGTCCTCGGCCGAGCCGGGCAGCCCGGCCCGGTCCCGGGCCTGCTCCAGGTCGTTCACCGTCAGCACACCGTGCGCCACCGGCTTGCCGCTGTCCAGCGCGACCCGGGTCAGCCCCTCGGTCACCGACTGGCAGACGTAGTCGAAGTGCGCGGTGGCGCCCCGGATCACCACGCCGAGCGCGACCACGGCGTCGCAGCGCCGGGCCAGCGCCTGGGCCACCACCGGCAGCTCGACCGAACCGGCCACCCGGACCACGACCACGTCGTCCACCCCGCAGGCCTTCGCCGCGGTCACCGCCCGGTCGACCATGTGGTCGGTGAGTTCACCGTGCCAACGCGCGGCCACCACTCCCACGGTCAGCCCGGACGCCTCCACCGTCGACAGTCCCGGCTCTCCGAACCCCGCCATCGTCACGCCAACCTTTCCGTCATCTTCGCGAGTTCCGTCAGCTCCCCGGCGTCGGCCGGAGCCTCCAACTCGTCCAGCAGGTGCCCCATCCGGTCCCGCTTGGTACGCAGGTAGCGAACGTTCTCCGGGGTGGCCCGGACCGGCATCGCCTCCCGGCCCACCACGGTCAGCCCGTACCCCTCCAGCCCGGCCCGCTTGGCCGGGTTGTTCGTCAGCAGTCGCATCGAGCGGACCCCGAGGTCGTAGAGGATCTGCGCGCCGGTGCCGTAGTCCCGGGCGTCGGCGGGCAGTCCGAGGTCCAGGTTGGCGTCGACGGTGTCCCGGCCGAGGTCCTGCAACTGGTACGCCTGGAGCTTGTGCAGCAGCCCGATCCCGCGCCCCTCGTGGCCGCGCATGTAGAGCACCACGCCCCGCCCCTCGGCGGCGACCCGGGCCAGTGCGGCGTCGAGCTGTGGGCCGCAGTCGCAGCGCAGCGAGCCGAAGACGTCCCCGGTGAGGCACTCCGAGTGCACCCGTACCAGCACGTCCTGGCCGTCGCCGAGGTCGCCGTAGACCAGTGCGATGTGCTCCGCGCCGTCCTGCCGGGCCCGGTAGCCGACCGCCCGGAACGGCCCGTACGGCAACGGGAGCCGGGTCTCGACCACCTGCTCGACGTCCGTCTCGGTACGCCGCCGGTAGGCGATCAGGTCCGCGATGGTGATCAGCGTGAGGCCGTGCTCGGCGGCGAACTTCTCCAGGTCGGGCAGGCGCATCATGGTGCCGTCGTCGTTGACCAGCTCGCAGAGCACCCCGGCGGGGCGTCCTCCGGCGAGCCGGGCGAGGTCGACGGCCGCCTCGGTGTGCCCGGGGCGGCGCAGTACCCCGCCGGTCTTGGCCCGTAGCGGCACCACGTGCCCCGGCCGGCTCAGGTCGGTGGCGTCGGTGGACGGGTCGGCGAGCAGCCGTATGGTGTGCGCCCGGTCGGCGGCGGAGATGCCGGTGCTGACCCCCTCCCGCGCGTCGACCGTCACCGTGTACGCCGTGCCCCGCTTGTCCTGGTTGGTGTGGTACATCGGCGGCAGTTCGAGGCGGTCGCAGTCCTCCTCGGTCAGCGGCGCGCAGATGTAGCCGGAGGTGTAGCGGACCATGAACGCGACCAGTTCCGGGGTGGCCCGGTCGGCGGCGAAGATCAGATCGCCCTCGTTCTCCCGGTCCTCGTCGTCGACCACGACGACCGGCCGGCCGGCCGCGATCTGGGCCAGCGCCGCCTCGATGGTGCCGAATTCGGTGCTCGTGCCGGCCTCTCCGCTGCGCTCCGGGCCGTCATGGGGCTCATCCGCACTGAACTGGCTGATTCGCTCGCTACGCTCGCTCATGCCACGGCCTCCAGTCCGTCCACCGGCAGTCGCCCGCCGGTCGTCAGCAGTCGTTCGACGTACTTGGCGAGGACGTCAACCTCGAGGTTGACCGGCTCGCCGACACCCTTGCGGCCCAGCGTGGTGGCGGCCAGTGTGGTCGGGATCAGCCCGACCGAGAAGGTCTGCGGGGTCAGCGCGGCGACGGTCAGCGAGACACCGTCGACGGTGATCGAGCCCTTCTCCACCACGTACCGGGCGAGGTCGGCGGGGAGGGCGAAGGTGACCGTCTCCCACTGCTCGGCCGGCTCCCGCCCGACGATCTCGGCGACCCCGTCGACGTGCCCCTGCACCAGGTGGCCGCCGAGCCGGCTGCCGAGGGTGGCGGCCCGCTCCAGGTTGACCGGGTCACCCGGGCGCAGCGCCCCCAGCGCGGTACGCCGGAACGTCTCGCCCATCACGTCGGCGGTGAAGGTGTCGCCGTCGACGGTCACCACGGTCAGACAGACCCCGTTGACGGAGATCGAGTCGCCGTGCCGGGCGTCCGAGGTGACCACCGGGCCGCGGATCGCGACCAGCGCAGAGTCGCCGCCGGTGTCGTCCCGCCGGACCAGTTCGCCCAACTCCTCCACGATGCCGGTGAACATGCTCAGCCCTCCGTCTTCCGGGGAAACGCGGTGACCCGCAGATCGGGGCCGACCGGTGTGACATCGGTGAACTCCAGGTCGATGACCTCGGAGATGGAACGCGCGCCCGCGTCGCCGAGCGCGGCCGGGCCGGCGCCGAGCAGCTTCGGCGCCAGGTAGCCGACCACCTTGTCGACCAGGCCGGCGGCGAGGAACGCGCCGGCCAGGGTCGGGCCGCCCTCCAGCAGCGCCGCCCGGACGCCGCGCCGGTAGAGCTCCGCGAGCAGCCGGGGCAGGTCGACGTGACCGTCCGGCCCGGCGCCGACCTCCTTGGCGGTCGCCACCCAGGTCGGTGCGGCGCCGTCCCGGACCCGGGCGTCCGACGGGGTACGGCCGGCGCTGTCCACCACCACCCGCAGCGGCTGCCGGATCGCCAGGGTGCCGTCGCGCAGGTTCCGGGCGGTCAGTCTCGGGTCGTCGGCGAGCACGGTGCCGACCCCGGCGATCACCGCGTCGACGGTGCCGCGCAGCGCGTGCACGTCGATCCGGGCCGCCTCGGACGTGATCCACATGCTGGTGCCGTCCGCCGCCGCGATCCGGCCGTCCAGGGTCGCCGCGTACTTCCAGATCAGGTACGGCCTCCTCCGGCGTACCGCGGTCAGCCAGGCCAGGTTGCCGGCCTCCGCCTCGGCGGCGCGTACCCCGACCTCGACCTCGACCCCGGCCGCCCGCAGCCGCTCGATCCCGCCCGTGGCGATCGGGTTCGGATCGGGCACCCCGACCACCACCCGGCGGACCCCGGCCGAGATCAGCGCCCCGCTGCACGGCCCGGTACGCCCGGTGTGGTCGCAGGGTTCCAGGGTCACCACGGCGGTACCGCCCCGGGCCCGCTCGCCGGCCTGGGCCAGCGCGACGATCTCGGCGTGCGGACCACCGGCGTACGCGTGGAAGCCCTCGCCGACGATCTCGCCGTTCGGATCGAGCAGCACGCAGCCGACCAGGGGATTGGGACTCGTCGTGCCAAGGCCGCGGGCCGCCAGCGCGATCGCCCGGCGCATCGCCTCGTCGGCGGAGACGCCCCCCATGCCGTTCCCTCTCCCTCGCCCGTCGTCGTAGCGCGCGGGCGGGAGCGGGAGGGGCACCGGCCGGTGGCCGGGCGTGCGGCGGCGGAGCATGGGGGCGACGGCAGGCGCCGACCCCGGCGGACCACGGGTCGGCGCACACGCACCGGCCAGCGGACCCATCCGTCCCGCGCGCTGTCTCCCATCCGGACTGTCTGGGCGCGGAAACTGCCCGCCCCCAACCGTCGGCCCTGGGTTCTCACCAGGTCCACCGGGCGGCCGAGGCCGACCGGGTCGCGGGCTTACCGGGCTTGCGCCCGGATCACCGCCGGTTCGGAATTACACCGAGTCCCGCCAGCGCGTGGTGGGTACGGATCGAGTGTGACACGGAACCGGGGCCGTCGGACCGGTGAGGCGATCCACCTCACAACAACGTGACCGCCGTCACTTCGCCCCGCGGCGCCGCTCCCCCGCGTCGGCGGCCGGTGCCCCCGGGGTACGCCGCCGGTCCATCGCCACGTACGAGCCGGGCTGGCTCTTGGCCACCGTCTTCATCTCGGAGGCGGCGGCGATCACCTCCAGCGGGTCGGTGAACCGGCGCTCCGGCACCGACAGCGACACCCCGATGGAGAGGGTGACCAGGTGGGCCCGCTGGATGTTGCCGCGCCGGTCCTTCAGCTCGACGTAACCGCGCTTGGCGTCCTCCGGGTCGTAGAGCTCGTCGGCGGTCTTCTCGAAGTCGACCACGGCCCGCTCGGTCAGCGGTCGGACCTGCTCGGGGGCGCAGACGATCACGAAGTCGTCGCCGCCGATGTGCCCGAGGAAGGCCGGCGGCAGCCCGACCGAGACCACCGCCCGGTGCAGGCTGCGGGCCAGCGCGCTGATGAACTCGTCGCCGCGGACGAAGCCGTACCGGTCGTTGACGCTCTTGAACCGGTCGATGTCGATGTAGCCGACCGCGTAGTCGACGCCGCTGCGTACCCGGTCGCCGATCTCCCGGCGGACCCGGGTGTTGCCGGGCAGCCCGGTCAGCGGGGAGACCTCGCGGAACTCCTTGTTGCGGCGCAGCGTGGAACTGATCCGGGCGATCAACTCGGCGGTGTCGAAGGGCTTGACCAGGTAGTCGTCGGCACCGGCGGTGAGCCCGTGCACCTTGTCCACGGTCAGGCCCTTGGCGGTGAGCATGATCACCGGCAGCGCCGAGGTCATCGGGTTGGCCCGCAGCCGCCGGGTCAGCTCCAGCCCGTCGATCCGGGGCATCCGCAGGTCGACCACGGCCAGGTCGGGCCGGCGCCGCTCGATCACCTCGAGCGCCTCCTGACCGTCGCCGGCCTGCACCACGTCGAAGCCGTGCAGCTTGAGGTTGAACGAGACGAACCGGACGATGTCCTCGTCGTCGTCGACCACCAGGATCAGGTCGGGCCGCTCCTCGGCGACCCCGTCGACGCTCACGGGGCGGCGACGGCGCGCTCGGCGAGCCGCCGTAGCTGGGTCACCGCCGCGGCCGGGTCGGCCGCGCCGTAGACGGCGGTGCCGGCGACGAAGGCGTCCGCGCCGGCCGCCGCCGCCTGCTCGATGGTGTCGGCCGCGATGCCGCCGTCCACCTCGATCCGCAGTTCGAGGTGGCCCGCGTCGGCGTGCCGGCGGGCGGTCCGGACCTTGTCGAGCAGTTCGGGGATGAACCGCTGCCCCCCGAAACCCGCCTTGATAGTCATGATCAGCAATGTATCGAAGCTGGGCAGCAGGTCAAGGTACGGTTCGATCGGAGTGTCCCGGTCGATCGCCAGCCCGGCCTTCGCCCCCGCCGAGCGGAGGTCCTTGGCCAGCGAGACCGGGTTGTCACAGGCCTCGGCGTGGAACGTCACGTTGTAC from Plantactinospora sp. BC1 carries:
- a CDS encoding amino acid ABC transporter ATP-binding protein gives rise to the protein MSTPVLSCRGLRKVFGGHVVLDGLDLEVAEHEVVALIGASGSGKSTLLRCVNLLEEIEDGTIHLDGEHVTDPRVDPDLVRRRIGIVFQAYNLFPHLRVLDNITLAPVRVHRRNRAEAEAQARELLARVGLAGKAADYPDRLSGGQQQRVAIVRALVNSPRLLLLDEVTSALDPELVGEVLTMIRDLKADGMTMVLATHEMSFAREVADRVCFLDGGRVIEEGPPEQVLGEPTQPRTRQFLRRIIEAGRLQVG
- a CDS encoding riboflavin synthase — encoded protein: MFTGIVEELGELVRRDDTGGDSALVAIRGPVVTSDARHGDSISVNGVCLTVVTVDGDTFTADVMGETFRRTALGALRPGDPVNLERAATLGSRLGGHLVQGHVDGVAEIVGREPAEQWETVTFALPADLARYVVEKGSITVDGVSLTVAALTPQTFSVGLIPTTLAATTLGRKGVGEPVNLEVDVLAKYVERLLTTGGRLPVDGLEAVA
- the ribD gene encoding bifunctional diaminohydroxyphosphoribosylaminopyrimidine deaminase/5-amino-6-(5-phosphoribosylamino)uracil reductase RibD gives rise to the protein MGGVSADEAMRRAIALAARGLGTTSPNPLVGCVLLDPNGEIVGEGFHAYAGGPHAEIVALAQAGERARGGTAVVTLEPCDHTGRTGPCSGALISAGVRRVVVGVPDPNPIATGGIERLRAAGVEVEVGVRAAEAEAGNLAWLTAVRRRRPYLIWKYAATLDGRIAAADGTSMWITSEAARIDVHALRGTVDAVIAGVGTVLADDPRLTARNLRDGTLAIRQPLRVVVDSAGRTPSDARVRDGAAPTWVATAKEVGAGPDGHVDLPRLLAELYRRGVRAALLEGGPTLAGAFLAAGLVDKVVGYLAPKLLGAGPAALGDAGARSISEVIDLEFTDVTPVGPDLRVTAFPRKTEG
- a CDS encoding ABC transporter substrate-binding protein, producing MARRSLPVALTTATLVLAALVGCAPQNQPVPNPAQAACTKAELKTRTPGKLTVATDDPAYEPWFADNLPGNGKGFESAVAYEVAKQLGFARIDVQWVRVKFDTAIAPGPKEFDFDINQFSITDERKQAVDFTSPYYLVRQAVVAGKGSRITGKTRLADLQGAKLGAQVGSTSYQAITDVIKPTVKPQVYNTNDDAKKALQNGQLDGIVVDLPTAFYITSAEVKDATIVGQLPQVGLPEAFGLLLDKDSPLTGCVSGAVDALRANGTLGNLERTWLSEVAGVADIT
- a CDS encoding bifunctional 3,4-dihydroxy-2-butanone-4-phosphate synthase/GTP cyclohydrolase II; the encoded protein is MSERSERISQFSADEPHDGPERSGEAGTSTEFGTIEAALAQIAAGRPVVVVDDEDRENEGDLIFAADRATPELVAFMVRYTSGYICAPLTEEDCDRLELPPMYHTNQDKRGTAYTVTVDAREGVSTGISAADRAHTIRLLADPSTDATDLSRPGHVVPLRAKTGGVLRRPGHTEAAVDLARLAGGRPAGVLCELVNDDGTMMRLPDLEKFAAEHGLTLITIADLIAYRRRTETDVEQVVETRLPLPYGPFRAVGYRARQDGAEHIALVYGDLGDGQDVLVRVHSECLTGDVFGSLRCDCGPQLDAALARVAAEGRGVVLYMRGHEGRGIGLLHKLQAYQLQDLGRDTVDANLDLGLPADARDYGTGAQILYDLGVRSMRLLTNNPAKRAGLEGYGLTVVGREAMPVRATPENVRYLRTKRDRMGHLLDELEAPADAGELTELAKMTERLA
- a CDS encoding amino acid ABC transporter permease; this encodes MTDHHPSPIARQRTAYRKRQTVRSVLVAAASTGVLGTLLVVAVTGSPGWERVRESFLDQRIGRAALPEILTGLWLNVRLLFFCALGALALGLLVAVLRTLRGPVFFPVRALAAGYTYTFRGLPLIIVIYVLTLGVPGLRLQGMPPVLVLGGIALVLTYGGYLAEVFRAGIESIHPSQLAAARSLGLTYRQTMRHVVLPQAVRRVAPPLLNDVVALQKDVGLVSLAGPIDAVRAAQIATAESFNFTPYIVAGVLFVLLAVPLIAVTDWVTLRAARRQAAR
- the ribH gene encoding 6,7-dimethyl-8-ribityllumazine synthase, encoding MAGFGEPGLSTVEASGLTVGVVAARWHGELTDHMVDRAVTAAKACGVDDVVVVRVAGSVELPVVAQALARRCDAVVALGVVIRGATAHFDYVCQSVTEGLTRVALDSGKPVAHGVLTVNDLEQARDRAGLPGSAEDKGWAATTAALEAAVAIREIAARP
- a CDS encoding response regulator, with translation MSVDGVAEERPDLILVVDDDEDIVRFVSFNLKLHGFDVVQAGDGQEALEVIERRRPDLAVVDLRMPRIDGLELTRRLRANPMTSALPVIMLTAKGLTVDKVHGLTAGADDYLVKPFDTAELIARISSTLRRNKEFREVSPLTGLPGNTRVRREIGDRVRSGVDYAVGYIDIDRFKSVNDRYGFVRGDEFISALARSLHRAVVSVGLPPAFLGHIGGDDFVIVCAPEQVRPLTERAVVDFEKTADELYDPEDAKRGYVELKDRRGNIQRAHLVTLSIGVSLSVPERRFTDPLEVIAAASEMKTVAKSQPGSYVAMDRRRTPGAPAADAGERRRGAK
- the rpe gene encoding ribulose-phosphate 3-epimerase, whose translation is MTVPAPIVAPSILAADFARLADEVQAVESTADWLHVDVMDNHFVPNLTIGLPVVQSLLAATALPFDVHLMIDDPRRWAPSYADAGAYNVTFHAEACDNPVSLAKDLRSAGAKAGLAIDRDTPIEPYLDLLPSFDTLLIMTIKAGFGGQRFIPELLDKVRTARRHADAGHLELRIEVDGGIAADTIEQAAAAGADAFVAGTAVYGAADPAAAVTQLRRLAERAVAAP